One genomic window of Halorhabdus sp. CBA1104 includes the following:
- a CDS encoding alpha-amylase family glycosyl hydrolase, translating to MVRHDPDVNPANWDDNNPVEALHERLTDRYADHPEGETILDRLEANLQTFWEAFSTVYGDDARSAEWAIRAVDAAVSGYESRDEELRALDRERAQQPDWFQQPDHVGYMAYVDLFAGDLDSVREKIPYLKELGVTYLHLMPLLEPRDGRSDGGYAVKDYRSVDSDLGTMGDLRTLAADLREEDILLSLDFVMNHTAREHEWAQAARAGEKRFEQFYLTFEDRTEPDQYEETVPEVFPDFAPGNFTYDEAMDRWVWTSFYDFQWDLDYANPDVFVQMLREMLFIANVGTDSLRLDAVPFLWKEMGTDCRNRPEAHEILRAYRALVRIAAPGVLFKAEAIVSPEETVKYLGTGGHEGEECEIAYGAPLMAHAWHALAREDARLLSQAMAKLPQTPESATWLNYVRCHDDIGWGLDNGDVQAALGRDPTAERRFCADFYAGDTTDSYAEGYRFQVDEATGEARTSGTMAALTGLQRAQIEGDSEDVDTAIRRGLLLHSVVYAMKGMPLLYSGIEIGQRNDFSYLADPLKADDNRWVHRPSFDWDAAEKRTEDDTVQQRLFDGIAALSDARKGLTPVHAQGDERVLEVGPAEVFAVERVYDDERMLAFANFSGEPQAVPLDGLADVWTRGGLVDILDDETVTFADRRLLVAPYGYRWVQPAPEFESGEPVSTPIAVDVETEWGTEVYLTGSLDALGNFDPDKAVPMAADEYPTWTAEIEVPEGTTFEFEWLKKRDGKVVEWSPDRYGATAGDGTVLSGLDRP from the coding sequence ATGGTTAGACACGATCCCGATGTCAACCCAGCCAACTGGGACGACAACAATCCGGTAGAAGCACTACACGAACGACTCACGGACCGCTATGCCGACCACCCTGAGGGCGAGACCATCCTCGACCGTCTCGAAGCGAACCTACAGACGTTCTGGGAAGCGTTCTCGACGGTCTACGGCGACGACGCCCGATCGGCCGAGTGGGCGATTCGAGCCGTCGATGCGGCGGTTTCGGGATACGAAAGTCGCGACGAGGAACTCCGGGCACTCGATCGTGAGCGCGCCCAGCAGCCCGACTGGTTCCAGCAACCCGACCACGTCGGGTACATGGCCTACGTAGACCTGTTTGCCGGTGATCTCGATAGTGTCCGCGAGAAGATCCCGTACCTGAAAGAGCTCGGGGTGACCTATCTCCACCTGATGCCACTGCTAGAGCCCCGGGACGGGCGGTCTGACGGAGGGTACGCAGTCAAAGACTACCGGTCGGTCGATTCCGATCTCGGGACGATGGGGGATCTCCGCACCCTCGCCGCGGATCTCCGAGAGGAAGACATCTTGCTATCGTTGGACTTCGTGATGAACCACACTGCCCGAGAACACGAGTGGGCACAAGCCGCCCGTGCCGGCGAGAAGCGCTTCGAGCAGTTCTATCTCACCTTCGAGGACCGGACCGAGCCCGACCAATACGAGGAGACCGTTCCCGAGGTCTTTCCCGACTTTGCGCCGGGCAATTTCACCTACGATGAAGCGATGGACCGGTGGGTCTGGACGAGTTTCTACGACTTCCAGTGGGATCTCGATTACGCGAATCCGGACGTCTTCGTTCAGATGCTGCGGGAGATGCTGTTTATCGCAAACGTTGGGACGGATTCGCTTCGCCTCGATGCAGTCCCGTTCCTCTGGAAAGAGATGGGGACAGACTGCCGGAACCGGCCGGAGGCCCACGAGATTCTCCGGGCCTACCGCGCCCTGGTGCGGATTGCCGCGCCGGGTGTCCTCTTTAAGGCCGAAGCGATCGTCTCACCCGAAGAGACGGTCAAGTACCTCGGGACGGGCGGCCACGAGGGCGAGGAATGTGAGATTGCCTACGGCGCGCCGCTGATGGCCCACGCCTGGCACGCACTGGCCCGTGAGGACGCCCGATTGCTCTCTCAGGCGATGGCAAAACTCCCACAGACACCCGAGTCGGCGACCTGGCTCAACTACGTCCGGTGTCACGACGACATCGGCTGGGGACTGGACAACGGCGACGTCCAAGCCGCCCTCGGGCGCGATCCGACGGCCGAACGCCGGTTCTGTGCGGACTTCTACGCCGGCGACACGACAGACAGTTACGCAGAGGGGTACCGTTTCCAGGTCGATGAAGCGACCGGCGAGGCCCGTACCTCCGGAACGATGGCGGCCCTAACCGGTCTCCAGCGTGCCCAAATCGAAGGCGACAGTGAAGATGTCGATACGGCGATCCGCCGTGGCCTCCTGTTGCACAGCGTCGTCTACGCAATGAAGGGCATGCCACTCCTCTACAGCGGCATCGAGATCGGACAGCGCAACGACTTCTCGTATCTCGCTGATCCGCTCAAGGCCGACGACAACCGGTGGGTCCACCGCCCGTCGTTCGATTGGGACGCCGCCGAGAAGCGAACCGAAGACGATACCGTCCAACAGCGGCTATTTGACGGGATCGCCGCGCTCTCGGATGCCCGAAAGGGACTGACGCCGGTACACGCCCAAGGCGACGAGCGCGTCCTCGAGGTCGGGCCAGCCGAGGTCTTCGCCGTCGAGCGCGTCTACGACGACGAGCGCATGCTGGCATTCGCGAACTTCTCGGGCGAGCCACAGGCAGTGCCACTGGACGGACTCGCGGACGTCTGGACGCGGGGCGGACTCGTAGACATCCTCGACGACGAGACAGTGACCTTCGCCGACCGCCGACTCTTGGTGGCTCCGTACGGGTATCGGTGGGTCCAGCCCGCTCCCGAGTTCGAGTCGGGTGAGCCAGTCTCGACGCCCATCGCGGTCGATGTCGAGACCGAATGGGGAACGGAAGTCTACCTCACAGGGAGTCTCGACGCACTCGGGAACTTCGATCCCGACAAAGCAGTCCCGATGGCCGCCGACGAGTACCCGACGTGGACGGCCGAGATCGAGGTTCCCGAAGGCACCACCTTCGAGTTCGAGTGGCTCAAAAAGCGTGACGGCAAGGTAGTCGAGTGGTCACCAGACCGCTACGGGGCAACGGCCGGCGATGGGACAGTACTCAGCGGGCTGGATCGTCCGTAA
- a CDS encoding alpha-amylase family glycosyl hydrolase has translation MTEHDDSDSHHPGPPRFLQLGESIADPIYVDMEHGYDRDNLAPTITGTPERDPDPYRKETFVWRLREKPEGSKAGLEYAPTPFENDAEQYDEGTHNTAEFEPDKSGTYVFELDAPDGTHELTIEVVPPPVTEDGTELFDIEDELPTDAREATGGPPRLALDGAYDADAGEFVIESNPELAPDSYAAPEDLAVLVLPHDAASLDRDEIDVEGNTARVPIEALDEPTRVFAAPYDGVRLGTTDEIVLDPDETSVSYPNRAPEWLDDAVVYEIFTRSFAGQKGETDFEFLTEKVEYLDELGIDLLWLTPIVPAWSGTADTPPGGPHGYDTSDYFTVAEDLGTIEAFEAFVETCHDHDIKVAFDLVANHVGWDHAYWQDTIADLGDGPEDPNGFPEVDAWDTDSPYFDWFDRQSRTNGIDATPAQTSFFDVRLHPNLNYGNLALREHILAVVDFWSDIVDAFRCDIAWGVPHSFWTEARRLTREKDEAFLWLDESIPRIPEMGESEFDLHFDSTEFMRTAHAVARGERPPKDLIGAIEVRQNDGFPSYSRLINATENHDESRLYYEATANGHRTDPAAAQRAALAAAFTLPGVPFLYYGQERLISEYGERRESPYAGREDQTGDIKADPYKRAFMNWAEYDAPHLEFVSALVDFYHESPVLGPEATLVREAHRAAAGDDVLVFGRDAGEEKRVVVINFADHSHWVDLRLPVETHDLFTGEDLLVDRKDDAVTVEVETLAVFETPTLFEQGGNYWHEDEPLPNDP, from the coding sequence ATGACAGAACACGACGATTCTGACAGCCACCATCCGGGTCCGCCACGGTTTCTCCAGTTGGGAGAGAGCATCGCCGACCCGATCTACGTCGACATGGAACATGGCTACGACAGAGACAACCTCGCGCCGACGATCACGGGCACGCCTGAACGCGATCCCGACCCGTATCGGAAAGAGACGTTCGTCTGGCGCCTCCGAGAGAAACCAGAGGGCAGCAAAGCGGGCCTCGAGTACGCGCCGACGCCCTTCGAGAACGACGCCGAGCAGTACGACGAGGGGACACACAATACCGCCGAATTCGAACCGGACAAATCGGGGACGTACGTCTTCGAACTCGATGCACCAGACGGTACCCACGAGCTGACCATCGAGGTGGTTCCGCCGCCAGTTACCGAAGACGGCACCGAGCTATTCGATATCGAAGACGAACTCCCAACCGACGCCCGAGAGGCGACCGGCGGGCCGCCACGGCTCGCACTCGACGGGGCCTACGATGCTGACGCCGGTGAGTTCGTGATCGAATCGAACCCGGAACTCGCGCCCGATAGCTACGCGGCCCCCGAGGATCTGGCTGTCTTGGTTCTCCCGCACGACGCCGCGTCTCTCGATCGTGACGAGATCGACGTCGAGGGGAACACTGCCCGCGTGCCCATCGAGGCACTGGATGAGCCGACGCGAGTGTTCGCCGCTCCCTACGATGGCGTCCGCCTGGGCACGACCGACGAAATCGTCCTCGACCCGGACGAGACGTCAGTATCCTACCCTAATCGTGCCCCCGAGTGGCTCGACGATGCCGTCGTTTACGAGATTTTCACGCGGTCGTTTGCCGGCCAAAAGGGCGAAACCGACTTCGAGTTCCTCACCGAGAAAGTAGAGTACCTCGACGAGTTGGGCATCGACCTCCTCTGGTTGACGCCGATCGTCCCTGCCTGGAGCGGGACGGCCGACACCCCGCCGGGCGGTCCCCACGGCTACGATACCAGCGATTACTTTACCGTCGCCGAAGACCTCGGCACGATCGAGGCGTTCGAGGCGTTCGTCGAGACCTGCCACGATCACGACATCAAAGTAGCGTTCGATCTCGTCGCCAATCACGTCGGCTGGGACCACGCGTACTGGCAAGACACGATCGCCGATCTCGGCGACGGGCCGGAAGATCCCAACGGGTTCCCCGAGGTCGACGCCTGGGATACCGACTCGCCGTACTTCGACTGGTTCGACCGCCAATCCCGGACCAACGGCATCGACGCCACCCCGGCCCAGACGAGCTTCTTCGACGTCCGCCTGCACCCGAACCTGAACTACGGCAATCTGGCGCTGCGAGAGCACATTCTTGCCGTCGTGGATTTCTGGTCGGATATCGTCGACGCGTTCCGGTGTGACATCGCGTGGGGCGTCCCTCACTCCTTCTGGACGGAAGCCCGGCGGTTGACCCGCGAGAAAGACGAGGCCTTCCTGTGGCTCGATGAATCGATCCCACGCATCCCGGAGATGGGCGAGTCCGAATTCGACCTGCACTTTGACTCGACGGAGTTCATGCGGACGGCCCACGCCGTCGCTCGCGGGGAACGACCGCCAAAAGACCTCATCGGTGCCATCGAGGTGCGGCAAAACGATGGCTTCCCGTCGTACTCACGCCTCATCAACGCCACCGAGAACCACGACGAGTCCAGACTCTACTACGAGGCGACAGCCAACGGCCACCGCACCGACCCCGCGGCGGCCCAGCGTGCGGCCCTCGCCGCCGCGTTCACGCTGCCGGGCGTCCCCTTCCTCTATTATGGCCAAGAGCGCCTGATCTCCGAATACGGGGAGCGCCGGGAGAGCCCTTATGCCGGTCGCGAGGACCAGACGGGCGACATCAAGGCCGACCCGTACAAGCGGGCGTTCATGAACTGGGCGGAATACGACGCCCCACACCTCGAGTTCGTCTCGGCCCTCGTCGACTTCTATCACGAGTCGCCGGTCTTGGGTCCAGAGGCGACCCTCGTTCGGGAGGCCCACCGGGCGGCGGCCGGTGACGACGTGCTGGTGTTTGGCCGCGACGCTGGCGAGGAAAAACGCGTCGTCGTGATCAACTTCGCTGATCACTCTCACTGGGTCGACCTCCGGCTGCCGGTCGAGACACACGATCTATTCACTGGCGAGGACTTGCTCGTCGATCGCAAAGACGACGCGGTGACCGTCGAAGTCGAGACGCTCGCCGTCTTCGAGACGCCGACGCTGTTCGAGCAGGGTGGCAACTACTGGCACGAGGACGAACCACTGCCGAACGATCCGTAA
- the malA gene encoding alpha-amylase MalA — translation MSMHHPGPPRFLAVGESTELAPRKPDPSGTYTWRIEEAPDGSHTVVGDDAVETFAPDVPGRYTIVLSAPDGEHELTIRTFPAEMAIADETATPTNGHSGASGSSETGKTSGTTGRSDSGVGSGHGPPKPGKARPRLTLESEQDGSTVVLRAQPQTEPHRGAPAADLDVEFYVDDRDTLDGYTVDGRELHVPIEALDDDARVHAIAVGEQYSVPDSVCLHPDGTVDRLNEPPAWSKEMTLSEIYVRGYVDPEPGQSMFEAITEKLDYMQDLGVDTLWFTPVLQHDGNDHGYNITAFFSIAEDLGGEDAFRTLVAEAHDRDMRVLFDLVLNHSARDHEFYQRALAGDEQYLEWYDWKDREAREPETYFDWELIANFDYTNLEVRRHLLDAVQKWAGIVDGFRCDMAWAVPMPFWQEIRETVKTVDEEFLLMDETIPYVADFHNLCFDVHFDAGLYFDLLQIGRGNQPAKQLYESLESRYRIGFPDHAGFLTYIENHDEERYVSAVGTHAVRAAATATFTLPGMPMLYAGQEFGERKRRGEPDWDHPDEELLEFYRQLSSTREEIDALGGEAEFEPVEVETDSERVIAYARGSGTDRYVVVLNFGHEPRAVGLPETAVEPVDELSDENVATEAGVTVEDAVILPAE, via the coding sequence ATGTCCATGCACCATCCTGGACCACCGCGCTTTCTCGCCGTGGGAGAGTCGACCGAGCTCGCCCCGCGAAAGCCCGACCCGTCGGGTACGTACACCTGGCGTATCGAGGAGGCTCCAGATGGGAGTCACACAGTAGTGGGCGACGATGCCGTCGAGACGTTCGCCCCGGATGTCCCGGGGCGATACACTATCGTCCTCTCAGCACCGGACGGGGAACACGAACTCACCATCCGAACGTTCCCGGCTGAGATGGCAATCGCCGACGAGACAGCGACGCCCACGAACGGACACAGCGGCGCGAGCGGTAGCAGTGAGACTGGAAAGACAAGCGGGACCACAGGCCGATCCGATTCGGGCGTTGGCTCCGGGCATGGCCCTCCAAAGCCCGGCAAAGCGCGACCACGACTGACACTCGAAAGCGAACAAGACGGGAGCACAGTCGTCTTGCGAGCCCAGCCACAGACCGAACCACACCGCGGCGCGCCAGCCGCTGATCTCGACGTCGAATTCTACGTCGACGACCGTGATACACTGGATGGGTATACAGTCGACGGTCGTGAACTACACGTCCCAATCGAGGCACTCGACGACGACGCCCGCGTTCATGCCATCGCGGTCGGCGAGCAGTACAGCGTACCCGATTCGGTTTGCCTCCACCCGGATGGGACTGTCGACCGGCTCAACGAGCCCCCGGCCTGGAGCAAGGAGATGACGCTCTCGGAGATCTACGTCCGAGGATACGTCGACCCCGAGCCCGGCCAGTCGATGTTCGAGGCGATCACCGAGAAACTCGATTACATGCAAGATCTCGGCGTCGACACGCTGTGGTTCACGCCCGTCCTCCAGCATGACGGCAACGATCACGGCTACAATATCACGGCGTTCTTCTCGATCGCAGAAGACCTCGGTGGGGAAGACGCGTTCCGGACGTTGGTCGCCGAGGCCCACGATCGGGACATGCGCGTCCTCTTCGATCTCGTGCTCAATCACTCGGCCCGGGACCACGAGTTCTACCAGCGTGCCCTGGCCGGTGACGAACAGTACCTCGAATGGTACGACTGGAAGGACCGCGAGGCCCGTGAACCCGAGACGTACTTCGACTGGGAGTTGATCGCGAACTTCGACTATACGAACCTCGAAGTCCGTCGCCACCTGCTGGATGCGGTCCAGAAGTGGGCCGGGATCGTCGACGGCTTTCGGTGTGACATGGCCTGGGCTGTCCCCATGCCATTCTGGCAGGAAATCCGCGAGACAGTCAAGACCGTCGACGAGGAGTTCCTCTTGATGGACGAGACGATTCCGTACGTCGCAGACTTCCACAACCTCTGTTTCGACGTCCACTTCGACGCCGGGCTGTACTTCGACCTGTTGCAGATCGGACGGGGCAATCAGCCGGCCAAACAGCTCTATGAGTCCCTGGAAAGTCGCTACCGGATCGGCTTCCCGGATCACGCAGGCTTCCTGACGTACATCGAGAACCACGACGAGGAACGGTACGTGTCGGCAGTCGGGACCCACGCTGTCCGGGCGGCCGCGACAGCGACGTTCACGCTGCCCGGCATGCCGATGCTCTATGCGGGCCAGGAGTTCGGCGAGCGCAAGCGGCGCGGGGAGCCCGACTGGGACCACCCGGACGAGGAGTTACTCGAATTCTACCGACAACTCAGTAGCACGCGCGAGGAGATCGACGCCCTAGGAGGCGAGGCTGAGTTCGAACCCGTCGAAGTCGAAACAGACTCCGAACGAGTCATAGCCTACGCTCGCGGGAGCGGGACGGACCGCTACGTCGTCGTGTTGAACTTCGGCCACGAACCGAGAGCAGTCGGACTCCCCGAGACAGCTGTCGAGCCAGTCGACGAACTGAGCGACGAGAACGTAGCCACAGAGGCCGGTGTTACCGTCGAGGACGCCGTCATCCTCCCGGCAGAGTAA
- the glgP gene encoding alpha-glucan family phosphorylase, with product MTATDTTTDFDGRIAYYTMEIAIDNALNTYSGGLGVLAGDTIRSMADMEVPAVCVTQLNEKGYCRQTLEEDGSQISEPDPWPVEKHCDRLDVETTVSVFGRDVTVTAWRYDVESTKSDGVVPIIFLDTNVDDNDDKARQFTQRLYAPGYGEDVTLAQELVLGIAGTRILDELGYDVDTYHMNEGHAAFLTTELLQGRGLSPEQVREKSAFTTHTPVEAGHDEFDWVMVTDALGPSFDVDALRAYSHDQGLNMSLLALHLSGYANSVAKKHQEVSQNMFPEFDIDAITNGVHVPYWIGDAFGDLYDDHISGWRENPYKFKHATVLPDEDLWEAHQAQKRETIEFINEREGADLDPETLTIGFARRAAAYKRADLLFYDTDRLREIAETVGDFQVIYAGTAFPGDENGEQKIRDVVANAKDLEGVVDVEYVQNYDMELGAKLTSGVDVWLNNPRRPLEACGTSGMKAAYNGIPQFGTLDGWWVEGHIEGETGWKIGPEPAESTPDQTSDEEETRQDAMALYDQLENEVVPTYYDDREQWIDVMRQTIAFNGPYYHTRRMVREYLMDAYTN from the coding sequence ATGACCGCAACCGATACGACCACCGACTTCGATGGACGCATCGCCTACTATACGATGGAGATCGCCATCGACAATGCCCTCAACACCTACAGCGGCGGTCTGGGTGTCCTCGCCGGCGACACGATCCGCTCGATGGCCGATATGGAGGTTCCCGCTGTGTGTGTCACACAGCTCAACGAGAAAGGGTATTGCCGACAGACCCTCGAAGAAGACGGTTCACAGATCAGCGAACCGGACCCCTGGCCGGTAGAGAAACACTGTGACCGACTGGACGTCGAGACGACCGTCTCCGTGTTCGGCCGTGATGTGACCGTGACGGCCTGGCGGTACGACGTCGAGTCGACGAAGAGTGACGGCGTCGTCCCGATCATCTTTCTGGATACCAACGTCGACGACAACGACGACAAAGCCCGTCAGTTCACACAGCGCCTCTATGCGCCGGGATACGGTGAGGACGTCACTCTAGCCCAGGAACTCGTTCTCGGGATCGCCGGGACCCGGATCCTCGACGAGCTCGGCTACGACGTCGACACCTACCACATGAACGAGGGCCACGCGGCGTTTCTCACGACCGAACTGCTGCAGGGCCGCGGACTCTCCCCGGAGCAGGTTCGTGAGAAGAGCGCGTTCACGACCCACACGCCGGTCGAGGCCGGTCACGACGAGTTCGATTGGGTGATGGTCACGGACGCCCTCGGCCCGTCCTTCGACGTCGACGCGCTTCGGGCCTACAGTCACGATCAGGGCCTGAACATGTCGCTGCTGGCGTTGCACCTCTCGGGGTACGCAAACAGTGTCGCCAAGAAACACCAGGAGGTCTCGCAGAACATGTTCCCCGAGTTCGACATCGATGCGATCACCAACGGCGTTCACGTCCCCTACTGGATCGGGGACGCCTTCGGTGACCTCTACGACGACCACATTTCGGGGTGGCGCGAGAACCCCTACAAGTTCAAACACGCCACGGTGCTTCCCGACGAGGATCTCTGGGAGGCCCACCAGGCACAGAAGCGCGAGACAATCGAGTTCATCAACGAGCGTGAGGGCGCCGACCTCGATCCCGAGACGCTGACGATCGGCTTCGCCCGGCGGGCGGCCGCCTACAAGCGTGCCGACCTGCTGTTTTACGATACTGACCGTCTACGGGAGATCGCCGAGACCGTCGGTGACTTCCAGGTCATCTACGCCGGGACGGCGTTCCCGGGAGACGAGAACGGCGAGCAGAAGATCCGCGATGTCGTCGCCAACGCCAAAGACCTCGAGGGCGTCGTCGACGTCGAGTACGTCCAGAACTACGACATGGAACTGGGCGCAAAGCTGACCTCGGGTGTCGACGTCTGGCTCAACAACCCTCGCCGCCCACTCGAAGCCTGTGGGACCTCCGGGATGAAGGCTGCCTACAACGGTATCCCGCAGTTTGGAACCCTGGACGGCTGGTGGGTCGAGGGCCACATCGAGGGCGAAACAGGCTGGAAAATCGGCCCCGAACCTGCAGAGAGCACCCCTGACCAGACCTCCGACGAAGAAGAGACCCGTCAGGACGCGATGGCGCTGTACGATCAACTCGAGAACGAAGTCGTCCCGACGTACTACGACGACCGCGAGCAGTGGATCGACGTGATGCGCCAGACGATCGCGTTCAACGGTCCGTACTATCACACTCGCCGGATGGTCCGGGAGTACCTGATGGACGCCTATACGAACTGA
- a CDS encoding ABC transporter substrate-binding protein → MPDGNTDATEMNWMTRRRLLGAGGAAAVGMLAGCGGGDTTTQADSNGTPTETDTGGGDTGEETETSEQGDPADPTLSFAQWPNPNSSNYNPYNTKNFPKPRRFMFDRFMYFNLASGEYEGYAVSDWEWDGNTISLTVRDGLTWQTGQSVTADDLLAQLELDMYTGGTLKNYLAEDIQESVQKIDDKTVELRLSDVNTSIAMGLLQPKHIYTPYTLDGASYDGFGRFVERYHDATTDDERSAVTNELTSKWTITPDDDPVGAGPFQFEDADSQRTLLTKYEDHPDADQFNYPELEYRYSPSNQKRWQMLQNGVTDGYDTLFMPENQLKKLPDNVVVGTIPRHYGMGLIPNWENKHLGKRKVRQAFAYAIRRQLVARNSGGGTGTKAGVNVPSGITSQLTGDVKEWLGDDYDKFEKYQYDTEKAATLMREAGYSKSGGMWRDSDGNKISMDLKVTSAFSDWVSADQTIVSLLQDFGIDANLITESSSTYWGKSYVNSDFDMATQSWTDYGRRYPFFHQSWMLNSNDATSYWNVPETVEVPPYGQPNAEPEEVNPLPKLQKLSSATGDQAAQLVKELAWIINQSLPAIPMMEKQAQTFMTTDDWNVPAKDSDKLQTYWPNEWLPRRGDWTAKLE, encoded by the coding sequence ATGCCGGACGGCAATACCGACGCGACGGAGATGAACTGGATGACACGACGCCGGCTGCTGGGTGCCGGCGGTGCGGCGGCAGTTGGCATGTTGGCCGGGTGTGGTGGCGGCGACACGACGACACAGGCAGACAGCAATGGGACGCCGACGGAGACGGACACCGGAGGGGGAGACACTGGCGAGGAAACCGAGACCAGCGAGCAGGGCGATCCGGCAGATCCAACCCTCTCGTTCGCCCAGTGGCCCAATCCGAATTCGTCGAACTACAACCCGTACAATACGAAGAACTTCCCGAAGCCCCGACGGTTCATGTTCGACCGGTTCATGTACTTCAACCTGGCGTCGGGAGAGTACGAGGGCTACGCTGTCTCGGATTGGGAGTGGGACGGCAACACGATTTCCCTGACCGTCCGGGACGGACTCACGTGGCAGACGGGCCAGTCCGTCACCGCCGACGACCTCCTCGCCCAGCTCGAACTGGACATGTACACCGGCGGGACCCTGAAGAATTACCTGGCTGAGGACATTCAGGAATCCGTCCAGAAGATCGACGACAAGACGGTCGAGCTCCGGTTGAGCGATGTCAACACGTCCATCGCGATGGGCCTGTTGCAGCCAAAGCACATTTACACGCCCTACACTCTCGATGGGGCGTCCTACGACGGCTTCGGGCGGTTCGTCGAGCGCTATCACGACGCCACGACGGACGACGAGCGCTCGGCAGTCACCAACGAACTGACCAGCAAGTGGACGATCACGCCCGACGACGATCCGGTCGGTGCCGGACCGTTCCAGTTCGAAGACGCCGACTCTCAGCGGACCCTCCTCACGAAGTACGAGGATCACCCGGACGCAGACCAGTTCAACTACCCGGAACTCGAGTACCGGTACTCACCGTCGAACCAGAAGCGCTGGCAGATGCTCCAAAACGGCGTCACGGACGGGTACGATACCCTCTTCATGCCCGAAAATCAGCTCAAGAAGCTGCCCGACAACGTCGTGGTCGGGACGATCCCGCGCCACTACGGGATGGGGCTCATTCCCAACTGGGAGAACAAACATCTCGGAAAGCGAAAGGTCCGCCAGGCGTTCGCCTACGCGATCAGGCGTCAACTCGTCGCTCGTAACTCCGGCGGCGGCACCGGCACCAAGGCCGGCGTCAACGTGCCGAGTGGAATCACCAGTCAGCTGACCGGTGACGTCAAGGAGTGGCTCGGTGACGACTACGACAAGTTCGAAAAGTACCAGTACGACACCGAGAAGGCAGCCACGCTGATGCGCGAAGCTGGCTACTCCAAATCCGGCGGCATGTGGCGCGACAGCGACGGGAACAAGATCTCGATGGATCTGAAAGTGACGTCGGCGTTCTCCGATTGGGTCTCTGCCGACCAGACCATCGTCTCACTGCTACAGGACTTCGGGATCGACGCCAATTTGATCACGGAATCGTCCTCGACGTACTGGGGGAAATCCTACGTCAACAGCGACTTCGATATGGCCACCCAGTCCTGGACGGACTACGGCCGACGGTACCCGTTCTTCCACCAGAGCTGGATGCTCAACAGCAACGATGCGACGTCCTACTGGAACGTGCCCGAGACCGTCGAGGTCCCGCCGTACGGGCAGCCGAACGCCGAACCGGAAGAAGTCAACCCGCTTCCGAAGCTCCAAAAGCTGTCGTCTGCGACCGGTGACCAGGCCGCGCAACTCGTCAAAGAGCTGGCCTGGATCATCAACCAGTCACTGCCGGCGATCCCGATGATGGAGAAACAGGCCCAGACGTTCATGACGACCGACGACTGGAACGTCCCGGCCAAGGATAGCGACAAGCTCCAGACCTACTGGCCCAACGAGTGGCTCCCGCGACGGGGAGACTGGACGGCCAAGCTCGAATAG